In Fluviispira sanaruensis, a genomic segment contains:
- a CDS encoding GNAT family N-acetyltransferase → MKKLAKKNVESYKWGNNCDGWKYVDRKDLSFILERIPVNCFESAHFHKNAMQFFFVQKGQAKILANHKEYILNPQEGLEIENYTVHSVHNCGEEDLEIILISTPKAHGDRINVSYTLRNAKVDDCAQLTELASISKAYWGYPNEWLELWKKDLFITAKTLKDSVSVLAEQNGVIIGFWCREAIQTEKVTGGSLFIHPKYMGQGLAKNLWRALSLELKEKKISSFLIEADPNAVPFYLSIGAVQVGEEYSKVIKERKIPILKLNLEL, encoded by the coding sequence ATGAAAAAACTTGCCAAAAAAAATGTTGAAAGCTATAAATGGGGAAATAATTGCGATGGCTGGAAATATGTTGATAGAAAAGATTTGAGCTTCATCTTGGAAAGAATTCCAGTAAATTGCTTTGAATCAGCTCATTTTCATAAAAATGCAATGCAATTTTTTTTCGTGCAAAAAGGACAAGCAAAAATTTTAGCCAATCATAAAGAATATATTTTAAATCCTCAGGAAGGACTTGAAATAGAGAATTATACTGTCCATAGTGTGCACAATTGTGGTGAAGAAGATCTTGAAATTATATTAATCTCAACACCGAAAGCACATGGCGACCGTATTAATGTTTCTTACACACTCAGGAATGCTAAGGTCGATGATTGCGCGCAGCTTACAGAACTCGCTTCTATATCCAAAGCTTATTGGGGTTATCCAAACGAATGGCTTGAGCTATGGAAAAAAGATTTATTTATTACAGCGAAGACTCTTAAAGACTCAGTTTCTGTGCTTGCGGAACAGAATGGGGTCATAATCGGTTTCTGGTGCAGAGAAGCGATTCAAACAGAAAAAGTAACAGGTGGTAGTTTATTTATTCACCCAAAATATATGGGTCAAGGACTTGCTAAGAATTTATGGCGCGCTTTGTCATTGGAATTAAAAGAAAAAAAGATAAGTTCATTTCTAATTGAGGCAGATCCCAATGCAGTCCCTTTTTATTTATCGATCGGAGCGGTGCAAGTCGGCGAAGAATATTCTAAAGTTATTAAAGAAAGAAAAATCCCAATTTTAAAGTTAAACCTTGAGTTGTGA